One genomic region from Gadus morhua chromosome 9, gadMor3.0, whole genome shotgun sequence encodes:
- the LOC115550992 gene encoding zinc finger BED domain-containing protein 1 isoform X4 yields MQVLYICTLCVSTEKSPTAGQILPIIQKLEKHFAAVNGDTAFVADLKKRVWGNMSTRYKNEDIRFFLEEATALDPRFKNKMDNNTEVWERIKGKLLANSEESVAVNHDHSEEVGVMQGEGNQEGVKTESEEEEENQPPPSKQSKKSPLEELFAEEDAMKRTSQEGLMSMESRAEREIQTYLETPPIITSSDPAAWFWTQTQTYPLLSCLAFSYLCVQASSTPSERVFSTAGNTICAERSRLLPEKADMIIFLNKNCC; encoded by the exons ATGCAGGTTCTGTACATCTGCACGCTCTGTGTTTCCACTGAAAAAAGCCCAACAGCCGGACAGATCCTGCCGATCATCCAAAAGCTGGAGAAACACTTCGCTGCTGTAAATGGAGACACAGCATTTGTAGCTGACTTGAAGAAAAGGGTCTGGGGAAACATGTCTACCCGGTACAAG aATGAGGACATCAGGTTCTTCTTGGAAGAAGCCACTGCCTTAGATCCCCGCTTCAAGAATAAGATGGACAACAACACCGAAGTCTGGGAACGGATCAAGGGGAAGTTGCTGGCAAACTCTGAAGAG TCGGTGGCAGTCAATCATGACCATTCAGAAGAGGTTGGTGTGATGCAGGGCGAGGGAAACCAGGAAGGTGTGAAGACTgagagcgaggaggaagaggagaat CAGCCTCCTCCTTCCAAACAATCGAAAAAGTCTCCACTGGAGGAGCTTTTTGCTGAGGAGGATGCCATGAAGAGGACCTCACAAGAGGGGTTGATGTCCATGGAAAGTCGTGCTGAAAGGGAGATCCAGACGTACCTGGAAACGCCACCAATCATCACATCGTCTGACCCTGCAGCCTGGTTCTGGACCCAGACACAAACTTATCCTTTACTGTCATGTCTGGCCTTCTCATATTTATGTGTCCAGGCCTCCTCAACACCTAGTGAACGGGTGTTTTCTACTGCAGGAAACACAATCTGTGCGGAACGGTCGCGCttactgcctgagaaggcagaCATGATAATCTTCCTAAACAAGAACTGTTGTTAA
- the dus2 gene encoding tRNA-dihydrouridine(20) synthase [NAD(P)+]-like: MATPGVLCFRDITALAPMVRVGTLPMRLLALDYGADIVYCEELIDIKMVTCERVVNEELDTVDFVAPDERVMFRTCERERDRVVFQMGTADPDRALAVALLVEKDVAAIDVNMGCPKEYSTKGGMGAALLSDPDKIEAILTKLVQGLSKPVTCKIRILPSMEDTVRLVQRIERTGVAAIAVHGRTREERPKHPLHCDFLKAVSGAVGVPVIANGGSLDMVKSFEDVAAFRSATGAAAVMLARAAMWNPSVFRRQGLLPVQTVMEDYLKYAVRYDNHAFNTKYCLCQMLRDKVESEMGKLVKTAQTLSDICAAYGMQAYYEEVQVLLRSRRGLHPPETPVTLGGVTTMALRFHRRDYPPEITPKMFLLEWCRKEKLEQPHYHTVDRPQDRLFLSTVTVDNKQYRSTLWEKSKKGAEQAAALVCLRVLRLPEGRRGEEQQQEEESGLGGKRKRAVAPPLLAAAPPQEEQEEEREVNKKIHLSDREAETEVTNGNHHKTHMP; the protein is encoded by the exons ATGGCAACACCAGGGGTTCTGTGCTTCAGGGATATCACCGCCCTGGCCCCGATGGTGCGGGTCGGCACTCTGCCGATGAGACTGCTGGCGCTGGACTACGGAGCGGACATCGTGTACTGTGAG GAGCTGATCGATATCAAGATGGTGACATGTGAGCGGGTGGTGAACG AGGAGCTGGACACGGTGGACTTCGTGGCCCCCGATGAGAGGGTGATGTTCAGgacctgtgagagagagagagaccgggtgGTCTTCCAGATG GGCACTGCGGACCCGGACCGTGCCCTGGCTGTGGCCCTGCTGGT GGAGAAGGACGTGGCGGCCATCGACGTCAACATGGGCTGTCCCAAGGAGTACTCCACCAAG ggagggatgggagcTGCTCTCCTCTCAGATCCTGACAAGATCGAAGCG ATCCTCACCAAGCTGGTCCAGGGCCTCAGCAAACCCGTCACCTGCAAGATTAGGATCCTCCCCTCG ATGGAGGACACTGTGCGTCTGGTCCAGAGGATCGAGAGGACGGGCGTGGCGGCCATCGCAGTCCACGGCAG gaCGCGGGAGGAGCGGCCCAAGCACCCGCTGCACTGTGACTTCCTGAAGGCGGTGTCCGGGGCCGTGGGCGTGCCCGTCATCGCCAA cggcGGCTCCCTGGACATGGTGAAGTCGTTCGAGGATGTGGCGGCGTTCCGCAGCGCCACGGGGGCGGCGGCCGTGATGCTGGCCCGCGCTGCCATGTGGAACCCCTCTGTGTTCCGGCGCCAGGGGCTGCTTCCTGTCCAGACCGTCATGGAGGACTACCTGAAATAC GCGGTGCGGTACGACAACCACGCCTTCAACACCAAGTACTGCCTGTGTCAGATGCTCCGGGACAAGGTGGAGTCAGAGATGGGGAAGCTGGTCAAGACCGCCCAGACCCTCTCCGACATCTG TGCAGCCTATGGGATGCAGGCGTACTACGAGGAGGTGCAGGTGCTGCTGCGGTCCAGAAGGGGGCTGCATCCCCCCGAGACCCCCGTCACCCTAGGGGGCGTCACCACCATGGCCCTGCGATTTCACCG GAGAGACTACCCTCCTGAGATCACCCCCAAGATGTTCCTGCTGGAGTGGTGTCGAAAGGAGAAGCTGGAGCAGCCCCATTACCACACG GTGGATCGCCCCCAGGACAGACTCTTCCTGTCAACCGTTACCGTGGACAACAAGCAGTACAGGTCCACGCTGTG GGAGAAGTCTAAAAAGGGGGCGGAGCAGGCGGCGGCGCTGGTGTGTCTCCGTGTGCTGCGCCTCCCTGAGGGCCggcggggggaggagcagcagcaggaggaggagtctggtctgggggggaagaggaagagggccgtcgcccccccgctcctcgcagcagcccccccccaggaggagcaggaggaggagcgggaggtcAACAAGAAGATCCACCTGTCGGACCGGGAGGCAGAGACTGAGGTTACCAACGGCAACCACCACAAGACACACATGCCCTAA
- the LOC115550992 gene encoding zinc finger BED domain-containing protein 1 isoform X2 — MIKHLRLLHGITIKECSVFDALRRSRAPVASSTLDSQPSASNSSLETESVVERSQSDANVNVSQSEPAAAAAAAAATLTGPRPQPAKIQQTPFSMAARGKLSAEQIAECHRKVTAYVVKRLHPFSDVGSPTFRDMIHSINPKYTPPTRECLTNRLIPAWYQIEKSNLISELSEVSHIALTCDGWTNLTQDHYLTVTVHYLVESNMRQKVLATKAVYRAQTGIVVAEEIGDILKEFGVFDKVVAVTVDNAANMDVAIKRLQFVKLGCFAHSLNLAAQSLYSSSSVAQWTAKIRAIIVWMKRSSMAKVVLREKQDVLNLPQHSLILDVRSRWNSLYLMMERFLEQYPAIQAASLDQRLRKNMERDRLDRLTDGDFTKAEDFIRLMQVLYICTLCVSTEKSPTAGQILPIIQKLEKHFAAVNGDTAFVADLKKRVWGNMSTRYKNEDIRFFLEEATALDPRFKNKMDNNTEVWERIKGKLLANSEESVAVNHDHSEEVGVMQGEGNQEGVKTESEEEEENPPPSKQSKKSPLEELFAEEDAMKRTSQEGLMSMESRAEREIQTYLETPPIITSSDPAAWFWTQTQTYPLLSCLAFSYLCVQASSTPSERVFSTAGNTICAERSRLLPEKADMIIFLNKNCC, encoded by the exons ATGATAAAACACCTTCGCCTGCTGCATGGTATAACAATTAAAGAGTGTAGTGTGTTTGACGCGTTGCGTCGGTCTCGTGCTCCCGTCGCTTCCTCCACTTTGGACAGTCAACCATCAGCTAGTAACTCCTCATTGGAAACGGAATCAG TTGTTGAACGCTCGCAGAGTGATGCTAACGTTAACGTTAGCCAGTctgagcctgctgctgctgctgcggctgctgctgctacgtTAACCGGCCCGAGACCCCAGCCAGCAAAGATACAACAAACTCCTTTCAGCATGGCAGCAAGGGGAAAGCTGTCAGCGGAGCAAATTGCTGAGTGCCACAGAAAAGTAACGGCGTATGTGGTAAAAAGGCTGCATCCCTTTAGCGACGTCGGGTCGCCCACATTTag gGATATGATCCATTCAATAAACCCGAAGTACACCCCCCCTACAAGGGAGTGTTTAACTAATAGATTGATCCCGGCATGGTACCAGATAGAAAAATCTAATCTGATCTCAGAGCTGAGTGAGGTCAGTCACATAGCTCTCACTTGTGATGGCTGGACTAACCTAACCCAAGACCACTACCTAACTGTCACAGTGCACTATTTAGTGGAAAGCAACATGAGGCAGAAAGTTCTCGCAACAAAAGCTGTGTACAGAGCCCAGACAGGAATTGTCGTGGCAGAGGAAATCGGCGACATCCTGAAAGAATTTGGCGTGTTTGATAAAGTAGTAGCCGTTACTGTGGATAATGCGGCCAATATGGACGTAGCCATCAAACGGCTGCAGTTTGTGAAGCTCGGCTGCTTCGCTCATTCACTAAACCTAGCAGCACAAAGTCTGTACTCCAGCAGCTCAGTGGCTCAGTGGACTGCAAAGATTCGTGCCATCATCGTCTGGATGAAGAGGTCGTCCATGGCGAAGGTGGTTCTACGGGAAAAGCAGGATGTCCTAA ACCTCCCTCAACATTCACTGATTCTCGATGTGAGATCAAGGTGGAATTCTCTCTACCTAATGATGGAGAGATTCCTTGAACAATACCCTGCAATACAAGCAGCCAGCTTGGACCAACGCCTGAGAAAGAATATGGAGAGGGACAG GCTTGATCGGCTGACAGATGGTGATTTCACCAAGGCTGAAGACTTCATCAGGCTGATGCAGGTTCTGTACATCTGCACGCTCTGTGTTTCCACTGAAAAAAGCCCAACAGCCGGACAGATCCTGCCGATCATCCAAAAGCTGGAGAAACACTTCGCTGCTGTAAATGGAGACACAGCATTTGTAGCTGACTTGAAGAAAAGGGTCTGGGGAAACATGTCTACCCGGTACAAG aATGAGGACATCAGGTTCTTCTTGGAAGAAGCCACTGCCTTAGATCCCCGCTTCAAGAATAAGATGGACAACAACACCGAAGTCTGGGAACGGATCAAGGGGAAGTTGCTGGCAAACTCTGAAGAG TCGGTGGCAGTCAATCATGACCATTCAGAAGAGGTTGGTGTGATGCAGGGCGAGGGAAACCAGGAAGGTGTGAAGACTgagagcgaggaggaagaggagaat CCTCCTCCTTCCAAACAATCGAAAAAGTCTCCACTGGAGGAGCTTTTTGCTGAGGAGGATGCCATGAAGAGGACCTCACAAGAGGGGTTGATGTCCATGGAAAGTCGTGCTGAAAGGGAGATCCAGACGTACCTGGAAACGCCACCAATCATCACATCGTCTGACCCTGCAGCCTGGTTCTGGACCCAGACACAAACTTATCCTTTACTGTCATGTCTGGCCTTCTCATATTTATGTGTCCAGGCCTCCTCAACACCTAGTGAACGGGTGTTTTCTACTGCAGGAAACACAATCTGTGCGGAACGGTCGCGCttactgcctgagaaggcagaCATGATAATCTTCCTAAACAAGAACTGTTGTTAA
- the faap24 gene encoding Fanconi anemia core complex-associated protein 24, translating into MESRALCIAAPPLGHLIALESWSGSAVVENLQGAGVKVVFEKEMGAVDFLLPNRSCVLYVSECDIIAGNAYKRKLVRFRNANSSSVQEVVVVERSRLSEQYFPSLQRFVVLELGLTLLPVSDQREAAQLLSQMVHSAGRDNPFRRRSVSRLYEPQLLLLLQQIPGVGGVKASSLLHSFSSLQELCGAGLPQLEALVGHAAAQQIYTFLHADLV; encoded by the exons ATGGAGTCCAGAGCGTTGTGTATCGCGGCCCCCCCGCTCGGACACCTCATCGCACTGGAGAGTTGGAGCGGCTCTGCTGTGGTGGAGAACCTACAGG GAGCAGGAGTGAAGGTGGTGTTTGAGAAGGAGATGGGGGCGGTGGATTTCTTGCTGCCCAACCGAAGCTGTGTCCTCTACGTCTCAGAGTGTGATATTATAGCGGGGAACGCCTACAAACGGAAACTAGTCCGCTTTAGAAAT GCTAACAGCAGCAGtgtccaggaggtggtggtggtggagcggaGCCGCCTCAGTGAGCAGTACTTCCCGTCCCTCCAGAGGTTCGTGGTGTTGGAGCTGGGCCTGACCCTGCTACCTGTGTCCGACCAGAGGGAGGCCGCCCAGCTCCTCTCCCAGATG GTCCACAGCGCGGGGCGGGACAACCCGTTCAGGAGGAGGAGCGTATCCCGGCTGTACgagccccagctcctcctcctcctccagcagatCCCCGGCGTGGGAGGAGTCAaggcctcctctctcctccactccttctcCAGCCTCCAGGAGCTGTGTGGCGCCGGCCTGCCCCAGCTGGAGGCCCTGGTGGGGCACGCCGCGGCCCAGCAAATCTACACCTTCCTCCATGCAGACCTGGTCTGA
- the LOC115550992 gene encoding zinc finger BED domain-containing protein 1 isoform X3 translates to MIHSINPKYTPPTRECLTNRLIPAWYQIEKSNLISELSEVSHIALTCDGWTNLTQDHYLTVTVHYLVESNMRQKVLATKAVYRAQTGIVVAEEIGDILKEFGVFDKVVAVTVDNAANMDVAIKRLQFVKLGCFAHSLNLAAQSLYSSSSVAQWTAKIRAIIVWMKRSSMAKVVLREKQDVLNLPQHSLILDVRSRWNSLYLMMERFLEQYPAIQAASLDQRLRKNMERDRLDRLTDGDFTKAEDFIRLMQVLYICTLCVSTEKSPTAGQILPIIQKLEKHFAAVNGDTAFVADLKKRVWGNMSTRYKNEDIRFFLEEATALDPRFKNKMDNNTEVWERIKGKLLANSEESVAVNHDHSEEVGVMQGEGNQEGVKTESEEEEENQPPPSKQSKKSPLEELFAEEDAMKRTSQEGLMSMESRAEREIQTYLETPPIITSSDPAAWFWTQTQTYPLLSCLAFSYLCVQASSTPSERVFSTAGNTICAERSRLLPEKADMIIFLNKNCC, encoded by the exons ATGATCCATTCAATAAACCCGAAGTACACCCCCCCTACAAGGGAGTGTTTAACTAATAGATTGATCCCGGCATGGTACCAGATAGAAAAATCTAATCTGATCTCAGAGCTGAGTGAGGTCAGTCACATAGCTCTCACTTGTGATGGCTGGACTAACCTAACCCAAGACCACTACCTAACTGTCACAGTGCACTATTTAGTGGAAAGCAACATGAGGCAGAAAGTTCTCGCAACAAAAGCTGTGTACAGAGCCCAGACAGGAATTGTCGTGGCAGAGGAAATCGGCGACATCCTGAAAGAATTTGGCGTGTTTGATAAAGTAGTAGCCGTTACTGTGGATAATGCGGCCAATATGGACGTAGCCATCAAACGGCTGCAGTTTGTGAAGCTCGGCTGCTTCGCTCATTCACTAAACCTAGCAGCACAAAGTCTGTACTCCAGCAGCTCAGTGGCTCAGTGGACTGCAAAGATTCGTGCCATCATCGTCTGGATGAAGAGGTCGTCCATGGCGAAGGTGGTTCTACGGGAAAAGCAGGATGTCCTAA ACCTCCCTCAACATTCACTGATTCTCGATGTGAGATCAAGGTGGAATTCTCTCTACCTAATGATGGAGAGATTCCTTGAACAATACCCTGCAATACAAGCAGCCAGCTTGGACCAACGCCTGAGAAAGAATATGGAGAGGGACAG GCTTGATCGGCTGACAGATGGTGATTTCACCAAGGCTGAAGACTTCATCAGGCTGATGCAGGTTCTGTACATCTGCACGCTCTGTGTTTCCACTGAAAAAAGCCCAACAGCCGGACAGATCCTGCCGATCATCCAAAAGCTGGAGAAACACTTCGCTGCTGTAAATGGAGACACAGCATTTGTAGCTGACTTGAAGAAAAGGGTCTGGGGAAACATGTCTACCCGGTACAAG aATGAGGACATCAGGTTCTTCTTGGAAGAAGCCACTGCCTTAGATCCCCGCTTCAAGAATAAGATGGACAACAACACCGAAGTCTGGGAACGGATCAAGGGGAAGTTGCTGGCAAACTCTGAAGAG TCGGTGGCAGTCAATCATGACCATTCAGAAGAGGTTGGTGTGATGCAGGGCGAGGGAAACCAGGAAGGTGTGAAGACTgagagcgaggaggaagaggagaat CAGCCTCCTCCTTCCAAACAATCGAAAAAGTCTCCACTGGAGGAGCTTTTTGCTGAGGAGGATGCCATGAAGAGGACCTCACAAGAGGGGTTGATGTCCATGGAAAGTCGTGCTGAAAGGGAGATCCAGACGTACCTGGAAACGCCACCAATCATCACATCGTCTGACCCTGCAGCCTGGTTCTGGACCCAGACACAAACTTATCCTTTACTGTCATGTCTGGCCTTCTCATATTTATGTGTCCAGGCCTCCTCAACACCTAGTGAACGGGTGTTTTCTACTGCAGGAAACACAATCTGTGCGGAACGGTCGCGCttactgcctgagaaggcagaCATGATAATCTTCCTAAACAAGAACTGTTGTTAA
- the slc7a10b gene encoding asc-type amino acid transporter 1, giving the protein MVADMDGSKSLVSRRQSARDQKIPERVTLKKEIGVLSACTIIIGNIIGSGIFISPKGVLEHSGSVGVALVVWVLGGGIAALGSLCYAELGVTIPKSGGDYSYVTQIFGGLVGFLVLWSAVLIMYPTTLAVIALTFSTYVLQPVFPECEPPYLATRLLSTACILFLTWVNCSSVRWATRIQDVFTVGKLLALGLIIAVGLGHICNGNYESLRPQAAFSMEAVPSVGQIALAFLQASFAFSGWNFLNYVTEEVVDPQRNLPRAIYISVPVVTLVYTLTNIAYFSSMSPEELLASNAVAVTFGEKLLGGFSVVMPISVALSTFGGINGYLFTSSRLCFSGAREGHLPSLLAMIHLKHCTPIPALLVCCAATMVILCVGETHNLINYVSFINYLSYGVTVAALLYYRWKNPTLYRPIKVSLLVPVCYLCFWALLLGFSLLSEPLVCGVGLLIILTGVPVYLLAVHRPNRSQTFRRMLEWWTSAGQCLCYVVFPQNDAVETKAPSDWTDSSNMAAHS; this is encoded by the exons ATGGTCGCGGACATGGATGGAAGTAAGAGTCTGGTCTCCCGGAGGCAGAGCGCGCGGGACCAGAAGATCCCGGAGCGCGTGACACTGAAGAAGGAGATCGGAGTGCTGAGCGCGTGCACCATCATCATAG GGAACATCATTGGCTCAGGGATCTTCATCTCCCCTAAGGGCGTCCTGGAGCACTCCGGCTCTGTGGGCGTGGCCCTGGTGGTatgggtgctgggggggggcatCGCCGCGCTGGGCTCCCTCTGCTACGCCGAGCTGGGGGTCACCATCCCCAAGTCGGGGGGGGACTACTCCTACGTCACCCAGATCTTTGGAGGGCTGGTGGG GTTCCTGGTGCTGTGGAGTGCGGTGCTCATCATGTACCCCACCACCCTGGCGGTCATCGCCCTCACCTTCTCCACCTACGTCCTCCAGCCGGTGTTCCCTGAGTGTGAGCCTCCGTACCTCGCCACGCGCTTGCTGTCCACCGCCTGTATCt tgtTCCTGACCTGGGTGAACTGCTCCAGCGTGCGCTGGGCCACGAGGATCCAGGACGTCTTCACCGTGGGGAAGCTGCTGGCCCTGGGCCTCATCATCGCCGTCGGCCTCGGACACATCTGCAACG GGAACTATGAGAGCCTGCGGCCACAGGCAGCGTTCTCCATGGAGGCCGTCCCCTCGGTGGGGCAGATCGCGCTGGCCTTCCTCCAGGCCTCCTTCGCCTTCAGCGGCTGGAACTTCCTGAACTACGTcacagaggaggtggtggaccCCCAGCG GAACCTCCCCCGAGCCATCTACATCTCTGTTCCCGTGGTAACGCTGGTCTACACCCTCACCAACATAGcctacttctcctccatgtctccggAGGAGCTGCTGGCCTCCAACGCGGTTGCCGTG ACGTTTGGCGAGAAGCTGCTGGGAGGGTTTTCCGTCGTCATGCCGATCTCTGTGGCGCTGTCCACCTTCGGAGGGATCAACGGATACCTGTTCACGTCGTCCAG GCTGTGTTTCTCCGGGGCCAGGGAGGGCCACCTGCCCAGCCTGCTGGCCATGATCCACCTGAAGCACTGCACGCCCATCCCTGCCCTGCTGGTCTGT TGTGCTGCTACAATGGTGATCCTGTGCGTTGGCGAGACCCACAACCTGATCAACTACGTCTCCTTCATCAACTACCTGTCGTACGGCGTAACCGTGGCAGCTCTGCTCTACTACCGCTGGAAGAACCCCACCCTGTACCGACCCATCAAG gtGAGCCTGCTGGTCCCAGTGTGTTACCTATGTTTCTGGGCTCTGCTGCTCGGCTTCAGTCTGTTGTCTGAGCCCCTGGTGTGTGGCGTGGGGCTGCTCATCATCCTGACCGGCGTCCCCGTATACCTGCTGGCCGTCCATCGGCCCAACAGATCCCAAACCTTCCGCAGGATGCTCG AGTGGTGGACCAGCGCAGGACAGTGCCTCTGCTATGTGGTGTTCCCTCAGAACGACGCCGTGGAAACCAAGGCCCCGTCTGACTGGACCGACTCGAGCAACATGGCTGCCCATTCCTAG
- the LOC115550992 gene encoding zinc finger BED domain-containing protein 1 isoform X1, with protein MIKHLRLLHGITIKECSVFDALRRSRAPVASSTLDSQPSASNSSLETESVVERSQSDANVNVSQSEPAAAAAAAAATLTGPRPQPAKIQQTPFSMAARGKLSAEQIAECHRKVTAYVVKRLHPFSDVGSPTFRDMIHSINPKYTPPTRECLTNRLIPAWYQIEKSNLISELSEVSHIALTCDGWTNLTQDHYLTVTVHYLVESNMRQKVLATKAVYRAQTGIVVAEEIGDILKEFGVFDKVVAVTVDNAANMDVAIKRLQFVKLGCFAHSLNLAAQSLYSSSSVAQWTAKIRAIIVWMKRSSMAKVVLREKQDVLNLPQHSLILDVRSRWNSLYLMMERFLEQYPAIQAASLDQRLRKNMERDRLDRLTDGDFTKAEDFIRLMQVLYICTLCVSTEKSPTAGQILPIIQKLEKHFAAVNGDTAFVADLKKRVWGNMSTRYKNEDIRFFLEEATALDPRFKNKMDNNTEVWERIKGKLLANSEESVAVNHDHSEEVGVMQGEGNQEGVKTESEEEEENQPPPSKQSKKSPLEELFAEEDAMKRTSQEGLMSMESRAEREIQTYLETPPIITSSDPAAWFWTQTQTYPLLSCLAFSYLCVQASSTPSERVFSTAGNTICAERSRLLPEKADMIIFLNKNCC; from the exons ATGATAAAACACCTTCGCCTGCTGCATGGTATAACAATTAAAGAGTGTAGTGTGTTTGACGCGTTGCGTCGGTCTCGTGCTCCCGTCGCTTCCTCCACTTTGGACAGTCAACCATCAGCTAGTAACTCCTCATTGGAAACGGAATCAG TTGTTGAACGCTCGCAGAGTGATGCTAACGTTAACGTTAGCCAGTctgagcctgctgctgctgctgcggctgctgctgctacgtTAACCGGCCCGAGACCCCAGCCAGCAAAGATACAACAAACTCCTTTCAGCATGGCAGCAAGGGGAAAGCTGTCAGCGGAGCAAATTGCTGAGTGCCACAGAAAAGTAACGGCGTATGTGGTAAAAAGGCTGCATCCCTTTAGCGACGTCGGGTCGCCCACATTTag gGATATGATCCATTCAATAAACCCGAAGTACACCCCCCCTACAAGGGAGTGTTTAACTAATAGATTGATCCCGGCATGGTACCAGATAGAAAAATCTAATCTGATCTCAGAGCTGAGTGAGGTCAGTCACATAGCTCTCACTTGTGATGGCTGGACTAACCTAACCCAAGACCACTACCTAACTGTCACAGTGCACTATTTAGTGGAAAGCAACATGAGGCAGAAAGTTCTCGCAACAAAAGCTGTGTACAGAGCCCAGACAGGAATTGTCGTGGCAGAGGAAATCGGCGACATCCTGAAAGAATTTGGCGTGTTTGATAAAGTAGTAGCCGTTACTGTGGATAATGCGGCCAATATGGACGTAGCCATCAAACGGCTGCAGTTTGTGAAGCTCGGCTGCTTCGCTCATTCACTAAACCTAGCAGCACAAAGTCTGTACTCCAGCAGCTCAGTGGCTCAGTGGACTGCAAAGATTCGTGCCATCATCGTCTGGATGAAGAGGTCGTCCATGGCGAAGGTGGTTCTACGGGAAAAGCAGGATGTCCTAA ACCTCCCTCAACATTCACTGATTCTCGATGTGAGATCAAGGTGGAATTCTCTCTACCTAATGATGGAGAGATTCCTTGAACAATACCCTGCAATACAAGCAGCCAGCTTGGACCAACGCCTGAGAAAGAATATGGAGAGGGACAG GCTTGATCGGCTGACAGATGGTGATTTCACCAAGGCTGAAGACTTCATCAGGCTGATGCAGGTTCTGTACATCTGCACGCTCTGTGTTTCCACTGAAAAAAGCCCAACAGCCGGACAGATCCTGCCGATCATCCAAAAGCTGGAGAAACACTTCGCTGCTGTAAATGGAGACACAGCATTTGTAGCTGACTTGAAGAAAAGGGTCTGGGGAAACATGTCTACCCGGTACAAG aATGAGGACATCAGGTTCTTCTTGGAAGAAGCCACTGCCTTAGATCCCCGCTTCAAGAATAAGATGGACAACAACACCGAAGTCTGGGAACGGATCAAGGGGAAGTTGCTGGCAAACTCTGAAGAG TCGGTGGCAGTCAATCATGACCATTCAGAAGAGGTTGGTGTGATGCAGGGCGAGGGAAACCAGGAAGGTGTGAAGACTgagagcgaggaggaagaggagaat CAGCCTCCTCCTTCCAAACAATCGAAAAAGTCTCCACTGGAGGAGCTTTTTGCTGAGGAGGATGCCATGAAGAGGACCTCACAAGAGGGGTTGATGTCCATGGAAAGTCGTGCTGAAAGGGAGATCCAGACGTACCTGGAAACGCCACCAATCATCACATCGTCTGACCCTGCAGCCTGGTTCTGGACCCAGACACAAACTTATCCTTTACTGTCATGTCTGGCCTTCTCATATTTATGTGTCCAGGCCTCCTCAACACCTAGTGAACGGGTGTTTTCTACTGCAGGAAACACAATCTGTGCGGAACGGTCGCGCttactgcctgagaaggcagaCATGATAATCTTCCTAAACAAGAACTGTTGTTAA